The proteins below come from a single Cystobacter ferrugineus genomic window:
- a CDS encoding ferritin-like domain-containing protein: MAIIPEVEKLRSLAQLDVDAAGTYEAAIARVKDQLVRERLNEFRVDHVRHVQDLNAFIRQLGGEPVELRPDLKGAVMKGMTAITSMMGTEAALVAMLGNEELTNRTYELALSFDWSPEVRQLIEQNRKDEERHLAWIKDAVRMRPWTREEAGAHI; this comes from the coding sequence ATGGCGATCATTCCCGAGGTGGAGAAGCTCAGGAGCCTGGCTCAACTGGACGTGGACGCGGCGGGGACCTACGAGGCCGCCATCGCCCGCGTGAAGGATCAACTGGTGCGCGAGCGCCTGAACGAGTTCCGCGTGGACCATGTGCGGCACGTGCAGGATCTCAACGCGTTCATCCGCCAACTGGGTGGAGAGCCGGTGGAACTGCGGCCGGATCTCAAGGGCGCGGTCATGAAGGGCATGACGGCGATCACGAGCATGATGGGGACCGAGGCCGCGCTGGTGGCCATGCTCGGCAACGAGGAGCTGACCAACCGCACCTACGAGCTGGCGCTGAGCTTCGACTGGAGCCCCGAGGTGCGTCAGCTCATCGAGCAGAACCGCAAGGACGAGGAGCGGCACCTGGCGTGGATCAAGGATGCGGTGCGCATGCGCCCCTGGACGAGAGAAGAGGCCGGGGCCCACATCTGA
- a CDS encoding CBS domain-containing protein, which translates to MKIHEVMTPDAVSAHPEMTLMAAAEMMRLLNVDTLPVVEDERVVGLVTDRGIVVRGLALGFDPRTTPIVRVMARHVPGCEPHEDAREVAERMRQLRVRRLIVMDAQERLLGSVSLGELQQGPRTAPPEDEEIFVHPRP; encoded by the coding sequence GTGAAGATTCATGAGGTGATGACCCCGGACGCGGTCTCCGCCCACCCGGAGATGACGCTGATGGCCGCCGCCGAGATGATGCGGTTGCTCAACGTGGACACCCTTCCCGTCGTCGAGGACGAGCGCGTCGTCGGCCTCGTCACCGACCGCGGCATCGTCGTGAGGGGGCTGGCCCTGGGGTTCGATCCGCGTACCACGCCCATCGTCCGGGTGATGGCCCGGCACGTGCCAGGATGCGAGCCCCACGAGGACGCGCGAGAGGTCGCCGAGCGGATGCGGCAACTGCGCGTGCGCCGCCTGATCGTCATGGACGCGCAGGAGCGGCTGCTGGGCAGCGTGAGCCTCGGTGAGCTCCAGCAGGGGCCGAGAACCGCGCCCCCGGAGGACGAGGAGATCTTCGTGCACCCCCGTCCCTGA
- a CDS encoding FG-GAP repeat domain-containing protein yields the protein MNRAFRASLALALLLSACPDPGEDPVDACVGLAPLTLTADSTQVRVNVGVNLKAAGGSGYYSYRLEPGGSSGQVNGSRFVAGPTPGTDTVVVEDMRCPGDARLQMSVVAAFGVAPTRATLKPGTSFQVEVTGLLGSPVFSLDAGATGSTVSPTGVYTAGQGEGVDLVRVRDDRSGDVAQLQFEVRKNARLRGSPAFLGLPSGSSIPLRAEGGTDRVLWAKVSGPGRVEGGRFVSSPEDTGTAQVEATDAFTGEKATLSVHVMTELTRETQAHGLLTDVASVVTADFDGDGVEDVAVGRRESDLGRPSGGAVFIFKGSLSGLPAQPTWVLVGETNSALFGDTVLAGDLDKDGRAELVVSSPGADTTIADSGAVYLYRFGEKGPERIGNPVTNTGRGFFGSGLALADMDGDGDLDLVVGSPTADLVPGSGSNRGVVDIYLLTPGQTVPQLPTTRLGGADLGKGGTLESRKGTELGRALVVADLNGDGLGDLAALSKASFFNSDGSLDDVMPQTVAVFFARGNGERIRSAPDLIVLPSNYPADKGEGTWRLATVPGEGSRPPLLMVLADKTDAPDLRTSGGLSAMTDAGGALLFDLSTYKPQGEPATTPVQIKREAAFARLYGDATGGTAGRSWAVMDVDGNPGPELLLGAPSASPSTPLRLAGRIIVHPLATLVKGAVLNKPLLALQGQTKSDALGAGLAAWSLPGTSALVAFAGRASDSGLGLAFTGRVDAYLEAGASLAEWTRTSAMVPARPSKERYGEGVAVAKGAQGGAVALIGAQGWGGPGPSEDGNDLNAGRAWVRDATRATLAAEGASAPLWRGRRVGSDVAFTDFNGDGRADAVVGASNFIQPGANVRKTEIEPYFKENAACVPASSLEAGGVLVSLGQADGSFKQAYWLWAPGDIAGCTGTGSVCQRRALGRSVLGGFDLNGDGKQDIGVLRNNGFELFLGRAPDDLSLSKLSMGCDPVYSSPYYDRQTSAPAALGDLDGDGCDEVAWRAADGSASNVIILFGHDTSGAKCARKVPTTVRLADRQADAPGLYAGLGGSTARVGRVLGKSGADYLAVTATNIPYEGVTQPSVLLIDVAEVSKRRPATGEVNVKAVDLNPLMVVSPTRAVNFGAVVRGNVDLTKDGVPELIVSASGASVASDGGGAVFVYEGGPAIKGAPSPWLLLTGDTAERANFGQSLALTPGDTRTPPSLVIGAPLSYRTGAENGTAFMLPLTF from the coding sequence ATGAATCGAGCCTTCCGCGCGTCGCTCGCGCTCGCGCTGCTGTTGTCTGCCTGCCCGGACCCTGGCGAGGATCCGGTGGATGCCTGCGTGGGCCTCGCGCCCCTGACCCTCACCGCGGACAGCACCCAGGTGCGCGTGAACGTGGGCGTCAACCTCAAGGCCGCGGGCGGCAGCGGCTACTACTCCTACCGTCTCGAGCCGGGCGGCTCCTCGGGACAGGTGAATGGCTCGCGCTTCGTCGCCGGTCCCACTCCCGGCACGGACACCGTGGTGGTGGAGGACATGCGCTGCCCCGGCGACGCGCGGTTGCAGATGTCCGTGGTGGCGGCCTTTGGCGTGGCGCCCACGCGAGCCACGCTCAAGCCGGGCACGAGCTTCCAGGTGGAGGTGACGGGCCTGTTGGGCTCGCCCGTCTTCTCGCTGGACGCGGGGGCCACGGGCAGCACCGTGTCGCCCACGGGCGTGTACACGGCCGGCCAGGGCGAGGGCGTGGATCTGGTGCGGGTGCGCGATGACCGCTCGGGCGATGTGGCCCAGCTCCAGTTCGAGGTGCGCAAGAACGCGCGGCTTCGGGGCAGCCCGGCGTTCCTGGGGCTGCCGTCGGGTTCGTCCATTCCACTGCGGGCCGAGGGGGGCACCGACCGGGTGCTCTGGGCGAAGGTGTCGGGCCCGGGCCGGGTGGAGGGCGGGCGTTTCGTGAGCTCGCCGGAGGACACGGGCACGGCACAGGTGGAGGCGACGGACGCGTTCACCGGCGAGAAGGCGACCCTGTCGGTGCACGTGATGACGGAGCTGACGCGCGAGACGCAGGCGCACGGGCTGCTCACGGACGTGGCCTCGGTGGTGACGGCGGACTTCGATGGGGATGGGGTGGAGGACGTGGCCGTGGGCCGGCGCGAGAGCGACCTCGGCAGGCCGTCCGGGGGCGCGGTGTTCATCTTCAAGGGCAGCCTGTCGGGCCTGCCCGCGCAGCCCACCTGGGTGCTCGTCGGTGAGACGAACTCGGCCCTCTTCGGCGACACGGTGCTCGCGGGGGACCTGGACAAGGATGGCCGGGCGGAGCTGGTGGTGTCCTCGCCGGGCGCGGACACCACCATCGCTGACTCGGGCGCGGTGTACCTGTACCGCTTCGGCGAGAAGGGTCCGGAGCGCATCGGCAATCCCGTGACCAACACGGGCCGTGGCTTCTTCGGCTCGGGCCTGGCGCTCGCGGACATGGATGGGGATGGGGACCTGGATCTGGTGGTGGGCTCGCCCACGGCGGACCTGGTGCCCGGGTCGGGGTCCAACCGCGGCGTCGTGGACATCTACCTGCTCACCCCGGGCCAGACGGTGCCGCAGCTTCCGACCACCCGCCTGGGCGGCGCGGACCTGGGCAAGGGCGGCACGCTCGAGTCGCGCAAGGGCACGGAGCTGGGCCGCGCGCTGGTGGTGGCGGACCTGAATGGGGATGGGCTGGGTGACCTGGCGGCGCTCAGCAAGGCGTCGTTCTTCAACTCGGATGGCTCCCTCGATGACGTGATGCCGCAGACCGTGGCGGTGTTCTTCGCGCGCGGGAACGGTGAGCGCATCCGCTCGGCGCCGGACCTGATCGTGCTGCCCTCCAACTACCCGGCGGACAAAGGCGAGGGGACGTGGCGTCTGGCGACGGTGCCGGGCGAGGGCTCCCGGCCTCCCTTGCTGATGGTGTTGGCGGACAAGACGGACGCGCCGGATCTGCGCACCAGCGGTGGGTTGAGCGCGATGACCGACGCGGGAGGCGCGCTGCTCTTCGACCTGAGCACGTACAAGCCCCAGGGCGAGCCCGCGACGACTCCCGTGCAGATCAAGCGCGAGGCGGCCTTCGCCCGTCTGTATGGGGACGCGACGGGTGGCACCGCGGGGCGGAGCTGGGCGGTGATGGATGTGGATGGCAATCCCGGTCCGGAATTGCTGCTGGGTGCGCCCTCCGCGTCTCCGAGCACGCCGCTGCGCCTGGCGGGGAGGATCATCGTCCACCCCCTGGCGACCCTGGTGAAGGGCGCGGTGCTCAACAAACCGCTCCTCGCCCTGCAGGGGCAGACGAAGTCGGACGCCCTGGGCGCGGGGCTCGCGGCGTGGTCGCTGCCCGGCACCTCGGCGCTGGTGGCCTTCGCGGGACGGGCCTCGGATAGCGGGCTCGGGCTGGCCTTCACCGGACGCGTGGATGCCTACCTCGAGGCGGGAGCGTCGCTCGCCGAGTGGACGCGCACGAGCGCCATGGTGCCGGCGCGGCCGAGCAAGGAGCGCTATGGAGAGGGCGTGGCGGTGGCCAAGGGGGCCCAGGGCGGCGCGGTGGCGCTGATTGGCGCGCAGGGCTGGGGGGGGCCGGGGCCCAGCGAGGATGGCAACGACTTGAACGCCGGCCGCGCCTGGGTGCGCGACGCCACGCGGGCCACGCTCGCGGCCGAGGGCGCTTCCGCGCCGCTCTGGCGCGGGCGCAGAGTGGGCTCGGACGTGGCCTTCACGGACTTCAACGGGGATGGGAGGGCGGACGCGGTGGTGGGGGCGAGCAACTTCATCCAGCCGGGCGCCAACGTGCGCAAAACGGAGATCGAGCCCTACTTCAAGGAGAATGCCGCGTGCGTGCCGGCGTCGAGTCTGGAGGCCGGGGGGGTGCTGGTGTCGCTCGGCCAGGCGGACGGGAGCTTCAAGCAGGCCTACTGGCTGTGGGCTCCGGGGGACATCGCCGGTTGCACCGGCACGGGCTCCGTCTGTCAGCGCCGCGCCCTCGGGCGCTCGGTCCTGGGGGGCTTCGACCTCAATGGCGACGGCAAGCAGGACATCGGCGTGCTGCGCAACAACGGCTTCGAGCTCTTCCTGGGCCGCGCTCCGGATGACCTCTCGCTGTCGAAGCTGTCCATGGGGTGTGATCCCGTCTACTCGTCGCCGTACTACGACCGGCAGACCTCGGCCCCGGCGGCGCTGGGCGACCTGGATGGTGACGGGTGTGACGAGGTGGCGTGGCGCGCCGCGGATGGCTCGGCGTCGAACGTCATCATCCTGTTCGGCCATGACACGAGTGGCGCGAAGTGCGCGCGCAAGGTACCAACGACGGTGCGCCTGGCGGATCGGCAAGCGGATGCCCCGGGTCTCTACGCCGGGCTGGGAGGCTCGACGGCGCGCGTGGGCCGTGTGCTCGGGAAGAGCGGCGCGGACTATCTGGCGGTGACCGCGACCAACATCCCCTATGAGGGCGTGACGCAGCCGTCGGTGTTGCTGATCGACGTGGCGGAAGTGAGCAAGCGCCGGCCCGCCACGGGCGAGGTGAATGTGAAGGCCGTGGACCTCAATCCCCTCATGGTGGTGAGTCCGACGCGGGCCGTGAACTTCGGAGCGGTGGTGCGCGGCAACGTGGACCTGACGAAAGATGGCGTGCCGGAGCTGATCGTGAGTGCCTCGGGCGCCTCGGTGGCCTCGGACGGTGGGGGCGCGGTGTTCGTGTACGAGGGCGGGCCGGCCATCAAGGGGGCGCCCTCGCCCTGGCTCCTGCTCACGGGCGACACGGCGGAGCGCGCCAACTTCGGCCAGTCCCTGGCGCTCACGCCGGGGGACACCAGGACGCCGCCCTCGCTCGTCATCGGCGCGCCGCTCAGCTACCGCACCGGCGCGGAGAACGGCACGGCGTTCATGTTGCCGCTCACCTTCTGA
- a CDS encoding DUF1501 domain-containing protein, with product MKKNHDTSAGRRTFLKAAAGFMGTTLFGSTPFRAFAQSTALKPSDRCFVFVYFDGGWDQLLAFDPRDPDVFTPDRVSQTRILPGYSFTDPSIPTRPIVPDKRPGAAPSNITFGPAVSNRSAVHRLSDHYDLMTVVRGINMTTLAHEEGRRYFITGKRPIGASARGSSTATEVVGQMAPAVPIPSIAYNVESYNDRYPGSANALKVSKSSDLLLALSPSTTQLDSELEKQLVDFNGQPISCEAAAYGVGGVGTTYSSSRGQMRQVISSELDKSFRFELKTKEAEAVRLAYGLGDSGPYDDAAGRAALVATALKKGISQCVSINLAGGLDTHFGTQTSHALNLRKGFEALAMLVEDLRNTPHPYKAGDTFMDHTTILVYSEFARTPLMNAASGRDHHLTNSCLLMGAGLKHNTVFGRSGDIAMAPAVVNLATGESDPINGQNILPDHIIATVLASAGLDYSITRVEPLRSLLT from the coding sequence ATGAAGAAGAACCACGACACGTCCGCCGGACGCCGCACCTTCCTCAAGGCCGCCGCGGGCTTCATGGGCACCACCCTGTTCGGGAGCACGCCCTTCCGCGCCTTCGCGCAGAGCACCGCGCTCAAGCCCTCCGACCGCTGCTTCGTCTTCGTCTACTTCGATGGCGGGTGGGATCAGCTCCTCGCCTTCGATCCGAGGGATCCCGACGTCTTCACTCCGGACCGGGTGTCCCAGACGCGCATCCTCCCGGGCTACAGCTTCACCGACCCGAGCATCCCCACCCGGCCCATCGTGCCGGACAAGCGCCCGGGCGCGGCCCCCTCCAACATCACCTTCGGTCCGGCGGTGAGCAACCGCTCGGCGGTCCACCGCCTGTCGGACCACTACGATCTCATGACGGTGGTGCGGGGCATCAACATGACCACGCTCGCGCATGAGGAGGGCAGGCGCTACTTCATCACCGGCAAGCGTCCCATTGGTGCCTCGGCGCGAGGCTCGTCCACGGCCACCGAAGTGGTGGGGCAGATGGCGCCCGCGGTGCCCATCCCCTCCATTGCCTACAACGTGGAGTCGTATAACGACCGCTACCCGGGCTCCGCCAACGCGCTCAAGGTGAGCAAGTCGAGCGACCTGCTGCTCGCGCTCTCGCCCAGCACCACCCAGCTCGACAGCGAGCTGGAGAAGCAGCTGGTGGACTTCAACGGTCAGCCCATCTCCTGCGAGGCGGCGGCCTATGGCGTCGGCGGGGTGGGCACCACGTACTCGTCGAGCCGCGGTCAGATGCGGCAGGTCATCTCCAGCGAGCTGGACAAATCGTTCCGCTTCGAGCTGAAGACCAAAGAAGCCGAGGCGGTGCGGTTGGCCTATGGCCTGGGCGACAGTGGGCCGTACGATGACGCGGCGGGGCGCGCGGCGCTGGTGGCCACGGCGCTCAAGAAGGGCATCAGCCAGTGCGTGTCCATCAACCTGGCCGGGGGCCTGGACACCCACTTCGGCACGCAGACGTCGCATGCGCTCAACCTGCGCAAGGGCTTCGAAGCGCTCGCCATGCTGGTGGAGGATCTGCGCAACACCCCGCACCCGTACAAGGCCGGCGACACCTTCATGGACCACACCACCATCCTGGTCTACTCGGAGTTCGCCCGCACGCCACTGATGAACGCCGCGTCCGGCCGCGACCACCACCTCACCAATAGCTGTCTGCTGATGGGCGCGGGGCTCAAGCACAACACGGTGTTCGGGCGCAGCGGTGACATCGCCATGGCACCGGCCGTGGTGAACCTGGCCACGGGCGAGTCCGATCCCATCAACGGCCAGAACATCCTTCCGGATCACATCATCGCGACGGTGCTGGCGTCCGCCGGGCTGGACTACAGCATCACGCGTGTCGAGCCCCTGCGGTCCCTGCTGACGTGA
- a CDS encoding DUF1585 domain-containing protein, with translation MPLARSVLAPLAAALLLGSTPALAEDGPVCAPVTKVPLERYLRQLSLDLLGRPPTVEEYTAVRAKGEVSVEDVRSMMNSEEFYTRMRGYHRALLWSNVSGSVNNNGNYRLYGKGDATEALSMRANSSIQLRGANGVGCDSYIPQESCATAPRQDPHAEPTTTKACYDERGVPLPVSWDYDTISYYQCNRLDLVPNEDPTKDPVPDLAINSCEAATNKKVGERLDPKYMYFCDMRRVGTALVPHLCKPHPTKGSTSALTVEETDSAGKVVAFKHANPTNTTTLTRLDRCSLTMTPRNGVVGTYVPQRGCIQREGYVTRPAPFWDINGPEVRICAIEAQERSVNPWTLESCTTSRFNNDRSCGCGERMRRCENVATSTTAAVTHSSRVSAINAEPELIADSVLRNDEPYFNILTTRRSFVNGPLSELYRDPQQGVGVFSLSSPAPAESMPVLPFADANTWREYVRGPQHSGVLTTPAWLYRFPTQRARVSHFYSAFLCKAFVPSNNRPPPAEDACNRDNNLATRCACKDCHATIEPTGAHWGRFAERAALYLEPSRFPRFDPKCYDCAIAGNTSCGGECSQYVMQAYDEGGARFLGTLTSYLYRNDEEEKNIEGGPQALVQRLMQGGDLERCAVRRIWEEFLGRPMSAQEQVLYLEQFAADFAADNHRLKGLIERLLLSDAYRRID, from the coding sequence GTGCCCCTCGCACGCAGCGTCCTCGCCCCCCTGGCCGCCGCATTGCTCCTCGGGTCGACCCCCGCTCTGGCCGAGGATGGACCTGTGTGCGCTCCGGTCACGAAGGTCCCCCTGGAGCGCTACCTGCGCCAGCTCTCGTTGGATCTGCTCGGCCGTCCGCCCACCGTGGAGGAGTACACGGCGGTGCGGGCCAAGGGCGAGGTGTCCGTCGAGGACGTGCGCTCGATGATGAACTCGGAGGAGTTCTACACGCGTATGCGCGGCTACCACCGCGCGCTGCTCTGGAGCAACGTGAGCGGCAGCGTCAACAACAACGGCAACTACCGCCTGTATGGCAAGGGGGACGCGACGGAAGCCCTGTCCATGCGGGCCAACAGCAGCATCCAGTTGCGCGGGGCCAATGGCGTCGGCTGTGACAGCTACATCCCCCAGGAGTCGTGTGCTACCGCCCCCCGGCAGGATCCGCACGCCGAGCCCACCACGACCAAGGCCTGCTACGACGAGCGGGGTGTGCCGCTGCCGGTGAGCTGGGACTACGACACCATCTCCTATTACCAGTGCAACCGGTTGGATCTGGTCCCCAACGAAGATCCCACCAAGGATCCCGTCCCAGATCTGGCCATCAACTCGTGCGAGGCGGCGACGAACAAGAAGGTGGGGGAGCGCCTGGATCCCAAGTACATGTACTTCTGCGACATGCGGCGGGTGGGCACCGCGCTGGTGCCGCACCTGTGCAAGCCGCACCCGACGAAGGGGTCCACGTCCGCGCTCACCGTGGAGGAGACGGACTCCGCGGGCAAGGTGGTGGCCTTCAAGCACGCCAATCCGACCAACACCACCACGCTCACGCGGTTGGACCGGTGCTCGCTGACGATGACTCCGCGCAATGGCGTGGTGGGCACCTATGTGCCGCAGCGCGGCTGCATCCAGCGCGAGGGGTACGTGACGCGGCCCGCGCCCTTCTGGGACATCAATGGGCCGGAGGTGCGCATCTGCGCCATCGAGGCGCAGGAGCGCTCGGTCAACCCCTGGACGCTCGAGTCGTGCACGACGTCGCGCTTCAATAACGACCGGAGCTGTGGCTGTGGCGAGAGGATGCGCCGCTGCGAGAATGTGGCGACCTCCACCACCGCCGCCGTCACCCACTCCTCCCGGGTGTCGGCGATCAACGCCGAGCCCGAGCTCATCGCCGACTCGGTGCTGCGCAACGACGAGCCCTACTTCAACATCCTCACCACGCGCCGCTCCTTCGTGAATGGCCCCCTGTCCGAGCTGTACCGTGATCCCCAGCAGGGCGTGGGCGTCTTCTCCCTGTCCTCGCCCGCCCCCGCCGAGTCGATGCCGGTGCTGCCCTTCGCGGACGCGAACACGTGGCGCGAGTACGTGCGCGGCCCCCAGCACTCGGGCGTGCTCACCACGCCGGCCTGGCTCTACCGCTTCCCCACCCAGCGCGCGCGCGTCAGCCACTTCTACTCGGCCTTCCTGTGCAAGGCGTTCGTGCCCTCCAACAACCGCCCGCCCCCGGCCGAGGACGCGTGCAACCGCGACAACAACCTCGCCACGCGCTGCGCCTGCAAGGACTGCCACGCCACCATCGAGCCCACGGGCGCGCACTGGGGCCGCTTCGCCGAGCGCGCCGCGCTCTACCTGGAGCCCTCGCGCTTTCCCCGCTTCGATCCCAAGTGCTACGACTGCGCCATCGCGGGCAACACCTCCTGCGGTGGCGAGTGCTCCCAGTACGTGATGCAGGCCTATGACGAGGGGGGCGCGCGCTTTCTGGGCACGCTCACCTCGTACCTCTACCGCAACGACGAAGAGGAGAAGAACATCGAGGGGGGGCCCCAGGCGCTCGTGCAGCGCCTCATGCAGGGCGGGGACCTGGAGCGCTGCGCGGTGCGGCGCATCTGGGAGGAGTTCCTCGGCCGTCCCATGTCGGCACAGGAGCAGGTGCTCTACCTCGAGCAGTTCGCCGCGGACTTCGCCGCCGACAACCACCGTCTCAAGGGTCTCATCGAGCGTCTGCTGCTGTCGGACGCCTACCGGAGGATCGACTGA
- the argE gene encoding acetylornithine deacetylase: MSDTLPALRATLAELVAVDTTSSRSNAPLVALARGKLEAVGFQVEQVSYRDDAGVEKVNLIAVLGGALEEPAALALVGHTDCVPYDTAWTDALRLTERDGRLYGRGACDTKGFIACALHAVTHLPRPPRAPLMVLLTADEELGCEGAKQLVTLGKGRARHAIVGEPTRLVPVRAHKGYCLAEVEVLGQEGHSAYPDEGASAIFRAGRFLQKLETLARTRLREDQDESFEPPFTTVNVGRIGGGKASNIIPGACRFIVEWRPIPRQPQERVLELLESIRQELVRDEPGYEARIRLVRAEPAVDTRADAEVVRVLAKLSGNAPITVPFGTEAPQLTELGAQAVVFGPGDIRVAHQTGEYVPMEDLVRCEAYLSRAIAHFCGDGTSRVGE; encoded by the coding sequence ATGAGTGACACCCTGCCCGCGCTGCGCGCCACGCTGGCCGAACTGGTCGCGGTGGACACGACCTCTTCCCGCTCCAACGCGCCGCTGGTGGCGCTGGCGCGGGGCAAGCTGGAAGCGGTGGGCTTCCAGGTGGAGCAGGTGTCGTACCGGGACGACGCCGGGGTGGAGAAGGTGAACCTCATCGCGGTGCTGGGCGGCGCGCTGGAAGAGCCGGCCGCCCTGGCGCTCGTGGGTCATACGGACTGTGTGCCCTATGACACGGCATGGACGGACGCGCTGCGTCTGACCGAGCGCGATGGGCGGCTGTACGGCCGGGGCGCGTGTGACACGAAGGGCTTCATCGCCTGCGCGCTGCACGCGGTGACCCATCTGCCGCGGCCGCCGCGCGCGCCCCTGATGGTGCTGCTGACAGCGGACGAGGAGCTGGGGTGTGAGGGCGCCAAGCAGCTCGTGACGCTGGGCAAGGGCCGGGCGCGGCATGCCATTGTCGGCGAGCCCACGCGGCTGGTGCCGGTGCGCGCGCACAAGGGGTATTGCCTGGCGGAGGTGGAGGTGCTGGGCCAGGAGGGGCACAGCGCCTATCCGGACGAGGGCGCCTCGGCCATCTTCCGCGCGGGGCGCTTCCTGCAGAAGCTGGAGACCCTGGCGCGCACGCGGCTGCGCGAGGATCAGGACGAGTCCTTCGAGCCCCCCTTCACCACGGTGAACGTGGGCCGGATCGGCGGTGGCAAGGCGTCCAACATCATCCCCGGCGCGTGCCGCTTCATCGTGGAGTGGCGGCCCATTCCACGTCAGCCCCAGGAGCGGGTGTTGGAGCTGCTGGAGTCCATCCGCCAGGAGCTGGTGCGGGACGAGCCCGGCTATGAGGCGCGGATCCGCCTGGTGCGGGCCGAGCCCGCGGTGGACACGCGCGCGGACGCGGAGGTGGTGCGGGTGCTCGCCAAGCTCTCCGGCAACGCGCCCATCACGGTTCCCTTTGGCACGGAAGCCCCTCAACTCACGGAACTCGGGGCGCAGGCGGTGGTGTTCGGCCCGGGGGACATTCGCGTGGCGCACCAGACGGGGGAGTACGTGCCGATGGAGGACCTGGTGCGGTGCGAGGCCTACCTTTCCAGGGCCATTGCGCACTTCTGTGGGGACGGCACTTCGCGTGTCGGGGAGTAG
- a CDS encoding DUF420 domain-containing protein: protein MSNAAGAPLSRGENDRPFYIFTAVVSTAALAFLAYLLLIRRGGAAGGVDLRFLPAVNASLNALAAVFLAAGWVAIRQKARRAHQYLMVSAFASSSLFLVCYLAYHYVHGDTRYAGGGALKVVYLLILASHVLLSTAVVPGALLAFYFAWRNAFERHRKVTRWLAPIWLYVSVTGVVIFFMLRGSLPSSP, encoded by the coding sequence ATGTCCAACGCCGCCGGAGCCCCCCTGTCCCGAGGGGAGAACGATCGTCCCTTCTACATCTTCACCGCGGTGGTCTCCACCGCGGCGCTCGCGTTCCTGGCCTATCTGCTGCTCATCCGCAGGGGAGGCGCGGCGGGAGGGGTGGACCTGCGCTTCCTGCCCGCGGTGAACGCGAGCCTCAACGCGCTGGCGGCGGTGTTCCTCGCCGCGGGTTGGGTGGCCATCCGCCAGAAGGCCCGGCGCGCGCACCAGTATCTCATGGTGTCCGCCTTCGCGTCCTCGTCGCTCTTCCTGGTGTGCTACCTGGCCTACCACTACGTGCACGGGGACACGCGCTACGCGGGCGGCGGGGCGCTCAAGGTGGTGTACCTGCTCATCCTGGCCAGCCACGTGCTGTTGTCCACCGCCGTGGTGCCGGGCGCGCTGCTGGCCTTCTACTTCGCGTGGCGCAACGCCTTCGAGCGGCACCGCAAGGTGACGCGGTGGCTGGCGCCCATCTGGCTCTACGTGTCCGTGACGGGCGTGGTCATCTTCTTCATGCTGCGCGGCAGCCTGCCCTCCTCGCCCTGA